A single Cryomorphaceae bacterium DNA region contains:
- a CDS encoding phage tail protein, whose amino-acid sequence MSYPLPSFHFTVQWGGSKISFAEVSGLSIEVEVIEYRGGAEAVYSPSKMPGMVKYSDITLKRGTFAGDNEFFDWMKTIELNKVQRRDILIQLLNEQHEPVRVWQVKDAFPRRVEFGDLVADRSEWAVESLTIAHEGMTVQDPK is encoded by the coding sequence ATGAGTTACCCCCTTCCCTCCTTTCACTTTACCGTACAATGGGGCGGTTCCAAAATTTCCTTCGCGGAAGTGAGCGGCCTATCTATAGAAGTCGAAGTCATTGAATATCGCGGTGGTGCTGAAGCCGTTTACAGCCCGTCAAAAATGCCTGGAATGGTCAAGTATTCTGACATCACCCTGAAGCGTGGAACCTTCGCTGGTGACAATGAATTTTTCGATTGGATGAAGACCATTGAACTCAACAAGGTTCAACGTCGGGATATTCTGATCCAGTTGCTCAATGAGCAGCACGAACCAGTTCGCGTCTGGCAAGTCAAAGACGCCTTCCCGCGAAGAGTGGAATTTGGAGATTTGGTTGCGGATCGCAGTGAATGGGCCGTGGAAAGTCTAACGATTGCCCATGAAGGCATGACCGTTCAAGACCCCAAATGA
- a CDS encoding protease inhibitor I42 family protein: MEVVYFEDPRNLQLKTGDAFVLDLPYLGGTGYQWEWSSDELLEKVEEEYVEESNAPGGGGRMRYTFRVKATGTTSIELFYWQPWSGKESIDKTLTIEIAVL; encoded by the coding sequence ATGGAAGTCGTCTACTTTGAAGATCCTCGAAATCTCCAGCTGAAAACCGGGGATGCCTTTGTTTTGGACCTGCCCTATCTCGGAGGCACCGGATACCAATGGGAGTGGTCAAGTGATGAATTACTTGAGAAGGTAGAAGAAGAATACGTGGAAGAAAGCAATGCTCCAGGAGGTGGCGGAAGAATGCGCTACACTTTTCGAGTTAAAGCAACTGGGACCACTTCTATAGAACTGTTCTATTGGCAGCCTTGGTCCGGAAAAGAAAGCATCGATAAAACATTAACCATTGAAATAGCAGTATTATGA